The following is a genomic window from Opitutus sp. ER46.
CTGGCGGGCGAACATGGCACCTTGCTGCGTTCCACCGATCGCGGGACAACTTGGTCGCCGATCCCGACCCCGTACGACGGCTCGTTCTACGGTATCCTGCCGCTCGGTGAGCGGAGAATCCTGGCCTACGGGTTGCGCGGGCGCGTGTATCGCTCGGAGGACGACGGTGGTACCTGGCAGTTGGTGACGACGCCAGAGCCGGTGCTGCTGGCGACGGGCGTGCAAACCACTTCCGGCGCGATCCTGCTCGCCGGCGGGGCCCGCGGCCTGGTGGTGGCAACCGGAGCCGGCGGCGAGTTCAGTCGACGCGACGTCGGCGTAGCCACCGGCATTGCCGAGCTTCTCCTGCTACCCGGCGAGGCGCTGCTTGCTGTGGGCGAAGCGGGTGCGATCCGTCTCGAGGCTGCGCAGATTCAATCGGCCATCACGCCCGCTGGCGCCCCGACGTCGGCCCACCCGCAACGCTGAAGCCCGCTCCTTTCATGCTCGAGAGATTCACAACTTGGATGTTCCGCTGGCGCACGCCGCTCATCGCGGTGTTTGCCGCGCTCACGGCGGTGATGGCGTACTTCGCCGTCAACGTTCGCGTTGACGCCAGCTTCAACAAGTCGCTCCCCCGCGAACATCCCTACATCCAGACCTTCACCAAGCACCAGGGCACCTTTGGCGGCGCCAATCGCGTGCTCGTCGCCCTGGTCGCGAAGCGCGGAGACATGTTCAACGAGCAGTTCTTCCGGGAACTGAAGCGTGCCACCGACGAGGTCACGTTCCTGCCGAGCATCGACCGCGCGCAGGTCCAGTCGTTGTTTACGCCGAACGTCCGGTATATTGAGGTCGTCGAGGATGGTTTCACGGGCGGCAACGTCATCCCGGGCGATTTCACGCCGACGCCGGCAAACTTCGCCACGGTGCGAGAGAACATCATCAAATCGGGCAAGCTCGGTCAGCTTGTGGCCAATGACTTTACCGGCGCGATCGTCAGTGCCCCCGTGCTCGAGATCGACCCCAACACGGGTGAGAAGGTCGACTACGTTAAGGTGGCGCGCGGGCTGGAGCGTATCCGCGACCGCATTGCCGCCGACACGCACGGCGAGATCGAGGTACACATCATCGGGTTCGCGAAGGTGATCGGTGACGTCACCGAGGGCGCCTACGGCGTGATGGTCCTGTTCGGCGTCGCCGTGGTCGTCACCGCCCTCCTGGTCTGGCGCTATGCCGGCCGGTGGAAGCTCGCGGCGGCCCCGATCGTGGCCTCATTGGTGGCGGTCGTATGGCAACTTGGCGCCCTCACCGCGCTGGGCTATGGCATCGACACGTTCTCCATTCTCGTGCCGTTCCTGGTGTTCGCGATTGGTGTCAGCCACGGGGTGCAGAAGATCTGCACGTTCCGCAACGAGATGTTCAAGGGCAGCGACGGCCCGACCGCCGCCCGGGCCGCGTTCATGCAGTTGATTCTTCCGGGCATCGTCGCGCTCTGCACCGACATCGTCGGCTTCGCCACGATGCTCGTGATCAAGATCCAGACGATCCGCGAACTCGCGATCACCGCGAGCCTGGGCGTGAGCGTCATCATCATCACCAACTTCTATCTGCTGCCGCTGATGCTCTCCTACCTGCGGCTGCCGGAATCGTACGCCCGTTGGGTCGCCGGGCAGCGCGCCTGGGGCGACCGCTTGTGCGAGCAACTCGCCCACAAGATGAAGCCGCGGCCGTCGCTGCTCATCATCGTGGTCGCGCTTGCGCTCGGCCTTTGGGGACTTTCGAAGGCGGAGGACGTTCGCATCGGCGACACGCAGGTCGGCGTGCCGGAGCTGAAGCCAGACTCCCGGTACAACCGGGACACCGCGCTCATCACGTCGAAGTTCAGCATCGGCGTGGATATCCTCCAGGTGATGGTGGAAACCGTGCCGAACGGTTGCGTTGACCACGAGGTGATGACCTTGATGGACCAGTTCGAGGGCCGGATCCGCGCCCTCGATGGCGTGCAGTCGGTGATATCGATTGCCTCCGTCGCCAAGACCGTGAACGCCGGCTATAGCGAGGGCTCGCTCAAGTGGCGGGTCCTGCCGCGCAACGAACAGGCCCTGGCCCAGGCGGTTTCACCGGTCGAGACCTCGACCGGCTTGCTCAATTCCGACGGCAGCGTGCTGCCCATCATGATCTTCCTCCGCGACCACAAGGCCGAGACGCTGCGTGCGGTGACCGACGCCGTGAAGGCGTTTCAGGCGGACCATTCCGGAGCCAAGGCGAAGTTCGTGCTCGCGAGCGGAAATGCCGGCGTGATGGCCGCGACCAACGAGGTCGTCGCGGCCGCGGAACGACCGATTCTGTATTGGGTGTTCGGGGCTGTCGTGGTGCTTTGCCTCCTCACGTTCCGCTCGCTCCGCGCGGCGCTGTGCATCGTCACTCCCCTCGTGATCGTGAGCTTCCTGGCCTACGCGCTGATGGCTTACCTCAACATCGGGCTGAAGACCTCGACGCTCCCGATGCTGGCGCTGGGTATCGGCATCGGCGTCGACTACGGCATCTACATCTTCGCGCGGCTCCAGGCCTCGTTGAAGGCGGGCGAGTATTTCGAGGACGCAACCGTGACGGCGTTGAAGGATGCCGGGACGGCGGTCGTGTTTACCGGCCTGACCCTGGCGATCGGCGTGAGCAGCTGGCTCTTCTCCAATCTCAAGTTCCAGGCCGACATGGGCCTGCTCCTCACGTTCATGTTCCTCGTGAACATGGTCGGCGCGATTGTCCTGATGCCCGCGATCGCGCGCTGGTTCTGGCGCCACCACACCGGACACACGGCCGTGCCTTTCCCAATGCGCAAGAGCGGAGATGCTGGAGTCGGAAACGGCGGCTGAGGATCGGCGTGCGTGGGCACCCCGCGCGTGCCTGCCGCCCCACTGGTGGCGGAAGAACCCAACCGGCGCTCATTCGCGAACTTGCCCCAGGGAAGATTCCCTGTCTGCTGTCTCCCACCCGCGCCTCTCATGCCTGCTGATCCCACCGCCGCCCCACTCCTCTCGGAGACTCAGCGCCGCATTGTCGGGTTTGCGCTCACGTTGCTGGCCCTGTTCGCGTCGCTGGCGCTCATCGTGGCGGCGTTCGCCGGATTCGGCGCGCTGCTTGGATTCTTCTCATCGGTGATCTGGCCCCTCGCGGTGGCCGGAGTGCTCGCGCTGATCCTGCGGCCGGTGGTCGACTGGCTCGAACGGCGGATGCGACTGCGGCGGCTGGCGGCCGTCATCCTCCTCTATGGCGCGGTCCTGCTCCTGATCTCCGGTGCCCTGCTGCTCATCCTTCCTCCGCTGATCGACCAGACCCTCGAGTTCATCGCGTACGTGCCGACGCTCTGGGAGAACGTCACGACGTACGTCCAGCAGCACTATCCCGCGTGGATGGAAACCGTGCGTGGCCAGCTGGAACGGCGCGGGCTGCCGAGCATCTCGGAGATGATCGGCACGGAGACGAAGGCGCTGCTGGCGCAAACCGTACCGTCGCTGCGCATGGCCTTTGGCGGACTGCTCAACGTGGTCGGGTTCCTCACCCACGTGGTCATCATTCCGGTGTACCTGTTCTTCTTCCTGCTGATGCGCGGGGAGCCGACCCAGCATCTCGGCAGCCACCTGCCCTTCCTGCGGCCGAGCGTGCGCGACGATGTGGTGTTCCTGGCAAACGAGTTTGTCGGCATCATCGAGTCGTTCTTCCGCGGGCAGCTGCTGATTGGGCTCTGCATGGGGCTGCTCTATGCCGCGGGCTTCACGATTGTCGGATTGAAGTTCGGCCTCTTCATCGGCCTCGCGCTCGGCTTCCTCAACATCATCCCCTACCTCGGTACCATCCTCGGCCTGGCGACGACGCTGCCGCTTGCCTTCTTCCAGCCGGACGGTGGCCTGCAACTGGTGGGTTGGGTGATCGGGGTGACACTGATCGTCCAGGCGATCGAGAGCTGGGTGCTGACGCCGAAGATCATGGGGGATCAGACCGGGCTGCACCCGGCTGCGATCATTTTCGCCGTCTTCTTCTGGGGCACGGCGTTTCACGGCGTGCTCGGCATGCTGCTCGCGGTGCCGCTGACGGCGTTCTTCGTGACGGCGTGGCGCCTGGCCAAGCGCAAGTATTTCCGCGCCGATGCCTGAGCTGCCTGCGCCCGACGAATGCGCCAATTGCGGCGCACGCATCCCCCGCGGAGCCAAGGCGTGTCCCGAGTGTGGCGCCGACGAACGCACGGGATGGCGGGACAGCTCGATCTACGACGGTCTCGACCTGCCGGAGTCCGCCTATGCCGACGAGAACACCCCGGCCCCGCGGCGACGATCCACCCGGGTCAATGGGCTGCCCTGGTACTGGTGGGCGGTTGCCGCTGCGCTGCTGGTGGGATTGCTCCTCTGGTGGCTTGGGGCGCTGCGGTGATGCGGCCCGCGGTGTGGTCGGAGCTGAACGCGATTCCCTCCGACTGGTTGCGCCGGCCGGCACTTTCCGAATGCTTGCGGTCTTTCTGACGCATGCCCTGGCAGGTTGAGTTTCGCGCGGGTGTCTGGCTCCCCCAGATCGACTGGTGGCTGGATGCGCATTTCCCCAAGCCACGGTCCTTTGTCTCCCACGCGCACTCCGATCATATCGCCCCGCACGGCGAGATTCTCTGCTCAGCCGGCACCTCGCGCCTCATGCAAGCGCGGATGCCCGGGGAACGCGTGGAGCACGTCCTGCCGTTTGGACAGGGCGAGCGCCTGACGCCCGACTGCGACGTCACGCTCTATCCCGCCGGCCATATCTTCGGGTCGGCACAGGCGCTGCTCCTGCACCAGCAGCACGGTCGTTTGCTCTACACGGGAGATTTCAAGCTACGCCAGGGGCGCTCGGCGGAAGCGTGCGCGACACCTCGGGCGG
Proteins encoded in this region:
- a CDS encoding MMPL family transporter is translated as MLERFTTWMFRWRTPLIAVFAALTAVMAYFAVNVRVDASFNKSLPREHPYIQTFTKHQGTFGGANRVLVALVAKRGDMFNEQFFRELKRATDEVTFLPSIDRAQVQSLFTPNVRYIEVVEDGFTGGNVIPGDFTPTPANFATVRENIIKSGKLGQLVANDFTGAIVSAPVLEIDPNTGEKVDYVKVARGLERIRDRIAADTHGEIEVHIIGFAKVIGDVTEGAYGVMVLFGVAVVVTALLVWRYAGRWKLAAAPIVASLVAVVWQLGALTALGYGIDTFSILVPFLVFAIGVSHGVQKICTFRNEMFKGSDGPTAARAAFMQLILPGIVALCTDIVGFATMLVIKIQTIRELAITASLGVSVIIITNFYLLPLMLSYLRLPESYARWVAGQRAWGDRLCEQLAHKMKPRPSLLIIVVALALGLWGLSKAEDVRIGDTQVGVPELKPDSRYNRDTALITSKFSIGVDILQVMVETVPNGCVDHEVMTLMDQFEGRIRALDGVQSVISIASVAKTVNAGYSEGSLKWRVLPRNEQALAQAVSPVETSTGLLNSDGSVLPIMIFLRDHKAETLRAVTDAVKAFQADHSGAKAKFVLASGNAGVMAATNEVVAAAERPILYWVFGAVVVLCLLTFRSLRAALCIVTPLVIVSFLAYALMAYLNIGLKTSTLPMLALGIGIGVDYGIYIFARLQASLKAGEYFEDATVTALKDAGTAVVFTGLTLAIGVSSWLFSNLKFQADMGLLLTFMFLVNMVGAIVLMPAIARWFWRHHTGHTAVPFPMRKSGDAGVGNGG
- a CDS encoding AI-2E family transporter — its product is MPADPTAAPLLSETQRRIVGFALTLLALFASLALIVAAFAGFGALLGFFSSVIWPLAVAGVLALILRPVVDWLERRMRLRRLAAVILLYGAVLLLISGALLLILPPLIDQTLEFIAYVPTLWENVTTYVQQHYPAWMETVRGQLERRGLPSISEMIGTETKALLAQTVPSLRMAFGGLLNVVGFLTHVVIIPVYLFFFLLMRGEPTQHLGSHLPFLRPSVRDDVVFLANEFVGIIESFFRGQLLIGLCMGLLYAAGFTIVGLKFGLFIGLALGFLNIIPYLGTILGLATTLPLAFFQPDGGLQLVGWVIGVTLIVQAIESWVLTPKIMGDQTGLHPAAIIFAVFFWGTAFHGVLGMLLAVPLTAFFVTAWRLAKRKYFRADA
- a CDS encoding zinc ribbon domain-containing protein; translated protein: MPELPAPDECANCGARIPRGAKACPECGADERTGWRDSSIYDGLDLPESAYADENTPAPRRRSTRVNGLPWYWWAVAAALLVGLLLWWLGALR